Genomic DNA from Hordeum vulgare subsp. vulgare chromosome 2H, MorexV3_pseudomolecules_assembly, whole genome shotgun sequence:
ctgccgaacggacggcacctccacgttcagcacacgtacagctcgacgatgatctcggccttgttgatccaacaagagagacggagaggtagatgagttctccggcagcgtgacggcgctccggaggttggtggtgacctaatctcagcagggcttcgcccgagctccgcagaaacgcgatctagaggtaaaaccgtggaggtatgtggtcgggctgccgtggcaaaagttgtctcaaatcagccctaaaaccccactatatataggagggagggaggggaggaggcagcctcaaaacctaaaggtttggccgaaattggaggtggaggagtcctactccaatcctacttggagtaggattccaccttcctgttggggaacgtcgcatgggaaacaaaaaaattcctacgcgcacgaagacctatcatggtgatgtccatctacgagaggggatgagtgatctacgtacccttgtagaccgtacagcagaagcgttagagaacgcggttgatgtagtggaacgtcctcacgtccctcgatccgccccgcgaacaatcccgcgatcagtcccacgatctagtaccgaacagacggcacctccgcgttcagcacacgtacagctcgacgatgatctcggccttcttgatccagcaagagagacggagaggtagaagagttctccggcagcgtgacggcgctctggaggttggtgatgaccttgtctcagcagggctccgcccgagctccgcagaaacgcgatctagaggaaaaaccgtggaggtatgtggtcgggctgccgtggaaaagtcgtctcaaatcagccctaaaacctccgtatatataggtgggagggagggggccttgccttggggtccaaggaccctcaagggggtcggccgagccaagggggaggactctccccccccccaaaccgagttggactaggtttggtgggagggagtcctcctcccttcccacctcctccttttttttcttttcctcttgatttttcttctcttggcgcatagaccacttgtgggctgtcccaccagcccactaagggctggtgtgtctcccccaaggcctatgggcttccccgggatgggttccccccccccccggtgaactcccggaacccattcgtcattcccggtacattcccggtaactccgaaaaccttccggtaatcaaatgaggtcatcctatatatcaatctttgtttccggaccattccggaaaccctcgtgacgtccgtgatctcatccgggactccgaacaacattcggtaaccaaccatataactcaaatacgcataaaacaacgtcgaaccttaagtgtgcagaccctgcgggttcgagaactatgtagacatgacccgagagactccacggtcaatatccaatagcgggacctggatgcccatattggatcctacatattctacgaagatcttatcgtttgaacctcagtgccaaggattcgtataatcccgtatgtcattccctttgtccttcggtatgttacttgcccgagattcaatcgtcagtatccgcatacctatttcaatctcgtttaccggcaagtctctttactcgttccgtaatacaagatcccgcaacttacactaagttacattgctcgcaaggcttgtgtgtgatgttgtattaccgagtgggccccgagatacctctccgtcacacagagtgacaaatcccagtcttgatccatactaactcaactaacaccttcggagatacctgtagagcatctttatagtcacccagttacgttgcgacgtttgatacacacaaagcattcctccgatgtcagtgagttatatgatctcatggtcataggaataaatacttgacacgcagaaaacagtagcaacaaaatgacacgatcaacatgctacgtctattagtttgggtctagtccatcacgtgattctcccaatgacgtgatccagttatcaagcaacaacaccttgttcataatcagaagacactgactatcattgaccaactggctagccaactagaggcatgctagggacggtgttttgtctatgtatccacacatgtaaatgagtcttcattcaatacaattatagcatggataataaactattatcttgatacaggaattataataataactatatttattattgcctctagggcataattccaacacttcccacttggaaactctttccaccttgtcttTTTTCCTtcccaaaccttatgggccttagtgggaacttattccagcccactaggggctggtttatctcttcccatagcccatgggaCCCCTtgaggcgtgacacccctcctgatggtccccggcacccctcccggcactcccagtacactaccgatgagcccgaaacttttccggtaatgcacgaaaaccttcttgtaaccaaatgaggtcatcctatatatcaatattcgtttccggaccattccgcaaaccttcgtgacgtccgtgatctcatccgggactccgaacaacactcggtaaccaaccatataactcaaatacgcataaaacaacctcgaaccttaagtgtgcagaccctgcgggttcgagaactatgtagacatgatccgagagactcctcgctcaatatccaatagcgggacctggatgcccatattggatcctacatattctacgaagatcttatcgtttgaacctcagtgccaaggattcatataatcccgtatgtcattccctttgtccttcggtatgttacttgcctgagattcgatcgtcagtatccgcatacctatttcaatctcgtttaccggcaagtctctttactcgttccgtaatacaagatcccgcaacttacactaagtcacattgcttgcaaggcttgtgtgtgatgttgtattagcgagtgggccccgagatacctctccgtcatacggagtgacaaatcccagtcttgatccatactaactcaacaaaaaccttcggagatacctctagagcatctttatagtcacccagttacgttgcgacgtttgatacacacaaagcattcctccggtgtcagtgagttatatgatctcatggtcataggaacaaatacttgacacgcagaaaacagtagcaacaaaatgacacgatcaacatgctacgtctattagtttgggtctagtccatcacatgattctcctaatgatgtgatcccgttatcaagtaacaacacttgcctatggccaggaaaccttgaccatctttgatcaacgagctagtcaactagaggcttactagggacagtgttttgtctatgtatccacacaagtattgtgtttccaatcaatacaattatagcatggataataaacgattatcatgaacaaagagatataataataactaattattattgcctctagggcatatttccaacagatgggtatgagacccaaaatatgagttgttcacagtggtaacctattctaTGTGATcgaagatcccgtgaattagatgtggaagacaagatGTTGGTCAACTGAGAGAGAGTATCCTTACCATTGATAATActactccatgaagatgcaatactttcctaatcTGCATGGGAGGTTGATATatatcttaatgtgttctaagtggcttattgaaggagggatgttgtcctgcagaacatctttttgaagaacacacatatatgagtttgatagttaacgtcgcaatctatgagagtagggtgctctcttgtaaactcatgaaaggcctcggagtatgacgcataagctccacccgGGGGGAAGTCCCACAGTAGCCTAGTATCGGTCAAGGctctgtgtgaagctagattcgcgaaaaacttgtagttcaaggcatagtccactgttcaagttgcttactagtgtagcatagagttctatGTGGAAGTTCAACCTAGCAGTCTCCATTGCAATACTGATATATaaacagtgttttggaaccaaaggcatattttgtgtgcctctgggatctggtgggggattgctggaattcGATCTATATAAACAGTATCTATAAAGAAATCAAAGGTCATTGAGCAATAAAGAAATCAAAGGTCTAGCTTCACACATGTCAAACAAATAGTTCTTTGATGATACTTCAGTCCTTCACGTCTCTCTTGTAGTCGCTATAAAGAAATGAAAGGTCATTGAGCAAGGTGAAATTAACCAATTCGTCAATGAGGTCACCATCCTTTCATAGATCAACCACAAAAACATCACAAAGTTTTATGGCGGCTGCCTTGAATTGAGACATGATGCAGTGGTAGAGCTAGGATTGGGCCAGGCCACGGGCCCAGGCCTGCTGCAGTACATGTACAGTAATACTACAATACATATGTTGCTAGAGTAACTGAAGAAACAACTCTCCACGGCCCGAGCcgagccccctccccccccccccccccccccccccccccgcttgggTCCTGGATCCGCCACTACTCATGATGTGAGGTCCATCGCTGAATGCTTTTCTCTTTTCCATGTTAATCGGGAACCAAATAAAGCTGCACATAGATGCATCAGTCAGTCTAGTGAGTTCCAGAAAATGATCATGGGTAAACCGTACCCCCTCTTTTCTTctgctcccttcgttcctaaatactctCTTCATATCAATATATGACTTCGAACTGCTAAAACGTCATAAATATATTATGATATGGACGTAGTATAAGTTTTTCTAAAGGTTTCACTAAacaactacatacagatgtatataaacatattttagaacgtagattcactcattttgcttcgtatgtagtcccgtagtggaatctcttaaaagacttatatcaaggaacggagggagtaggatgTATTCAAAATTTCAAATCCATTGTAGTCCTCCTGAATAAGTAATAAAGCATGTGATTCGGAAAAAAAGAAGATTATTTCTTAAAGCATTTCAAAGTGTTGATTTTGTTATTTTTGCCAAGACCTCCACGAATGCAATTTGATCACTAAAATTTGCACATTGGCAGAAAACTAAGCAATGCTGGTTGCTAAAATAGTAATAATCAGATATTATTTTCTTTGTTCATATTAGGAGCATTTGAGCTCTGACATTAGAAAAACACTTTCAACTTAAGACATACTAATTGTATAAATGTTGTGCTAGCTAACAACTATACTCTTTTTaatatgattgcttgagcaaggtCTTGAATTCATGAAAACTGAGTTTCATGTAGCATCCAGTTCACCGGAAAGCTTTGCCTTCATTTTAGTTCCTCAAAAAGCTTGAACTGACGAAAAGACAATATAGTTCAGGGGCGCAATGCCATTCACAGATAAACACGAAGTTGTCTTTGTTTGATTGCACCATAGaaaaaaactactccctccgtttctaaatataagaccttttagacatttcactatgggtaacatacggagcaaaatgagtgaatctatactctaaaatgtgtctatatacatccgtatgtagttcacagtggaatctctaaaaggtcttatatttagaaacggagggagtaagattTTTTTCAAAAGGTTCAGACTTAATAGAGAATTCCTACAAAGATACAGACTCCAAAATCAAACAACCAAACCTAGAAGAAAATTCCTACAGAATACAGTCCTCTGAAATTTCCATAAAATCATTTGAATGACAGAAGCAAATTTGTTTAAAACAAGGTAAAGAGTGCCAGGGTGCTATTACTTAATCACTTTACATACACACATCGCACCAAAACGCCTGGCTTCTCTGGCCTGCTGCGTGGTTTTGCCTACTGACAGAACACTAACTACGGCGATGAACATACTGCCTTTCACTGCCTGTCTTGCTCCTTTCGCTCTTGGCGAGTTCGTCCTTTGCAATTGCCAGCTCTCCAATGCATGTATGTAATACACGCTCCCACCCTTGTCAATATCCAGTTCTGTAAATGAAGCAAACATATAGAAAGCACTATCATGAGAGGTCAGTTAGGTGATGCGCCCAGGAATGTATACTTTGCATTGTCTCAGGGATCTTCCTTGCTGGAGTATGAATGCAGTGCTTGCCAACTCTCTTAGGGTGGAACTGTGACACAGAAATGAATATTGTTATTTTTGGCGCCATATTTTGTACTTTTAGCATCGATACCAACCGGAACATTAGAATTCAGAATCTCGGACACACACTACATACATCAACCATGAAATTTGTATAATTTCATAGTTGCATTCCATGTGGTACATGCCTCAAATAATGAAGGGAGCTGGCCAATTAACTCTTTGCCTACAAGCACCGCAGATGTTAACAAACCTGCATAAATCATATATCTCTTTACGTATTCTGCAACAACTATATATCGATGGCATGCATGACATAAAGATTGATCTAAGCTGTAAAAGTTGAAATATTTGGAAATAACCCAGGAGATGATCACTGAAGTACTGTAGTTAACATAACCAGCCAGACGTCATGAACCTAACATTTTCTTTTTCAGAAATAGAGGTGGAAGACCCTCGACTCAATGTATTTCTAAAGATACAACTCAGAGATTTTTGTGCTCTAATACGTACAGTGTAAAGACTGGAGATGAACAAAATTGGATAAGACAAGTACAACAGGAATTTACCAGTGTCCTTAACAGCAACATACGAAGCTTAAAAACGCATCATTGCAAACAATCCAGGTCACTTCCATCCTCAATGCCTACCGCTGCCATTTCCTTCCTCAACCTCTCAACCATCTCGTGGTCCTCAGCCTTCTCATAAGCGCATACAAAAGCATGGTATACCTCACCACCAGCTTTGAATCCCTTCCCAACCATCTCTGCCTGAAGTCTCATCGCCACCTCCACTTCCCCTTCCTCACAAAATCCCCTTATCAGCACCTCGTAGCTTCCCCGACTCGGTGTGAACTCTTCCCTCTTCATCTCTGCCCGCAAAATGTCTAATGCCTCCTCAACTCTCCTCTTCCGACACAATCTATCAACCATCTCCTCAACAACCTCCGCCGCCATATCAAATCCCCTCCTTCTGAGGTCTACGCGAACAAGCATGGCAGCATCAACATCCCCTATCCTACAATGCCCTCTAACCAACCACTCAAATGTTGTAACACTTGGCTCAGTCCCAGAAATCTCCATATCCTTATACATCTCCTCTGCCATCCCCATGTCCCTGGCAGCACAATACCCACCAATCATCGTGTTGTAGGAGGTGACATCTGGTTGGATCCCTCCCTGAACCATCTCATCCCACAATCCCCGCGCCTTCTCCATCTCCCTGTCATCACAGCACGCGGCCATCCGAATGTTGTAAGTGCCCACATTATGCTTGCAGGAGTACCTGTCCATTTCGTCGAGCACAATGTCGAAATCTTCGGACTTGCCATGGCGGTAGAAAGCGAGGAGGAGGGAGTTGAAGGTCTGCGCCGTCGGCTGGAGCACGCGGTTGGTTCTTGGACCCGGACGCGTGTAGATTTGGTGGTACATCTCGAGGGCGGACTCGGCGCAGGGAAGGGAGCGGAAGAGCAGCGCGACGGTGGAGGGGAGGGGGCAGGCGCCGGAGGCGAGGTAGCGGCGGGCGATGGAGGCCGCGGCGAGGGGTTCGCGGCGGGAGCGGAGgtaggcgaggaggaggaggtcgaacACGAAGGGCGCCGACGCGAAGCGGCGGTAGGTGGCGGCGAGGGCGTTGAAGATCTGGGAGGGGGAGTAGTGGCAGGTGGCGGAGGAGAGGACGGATATGGCCGCGCGGCGGAGGCGGGAGGCGGCCGCGACGTGCGCGGCGGAGGCGGAGAGGACGAGCGGGGGAGCGGAGCGGGCCGGGAGGAGACGGCGGAGGGCGAACTGGTGGAAGCTGAGCGCTACGTGTGGCcggtgacggaggaggaggaggacggcggAAACGGCGGACGCGGGGAGGGGGTCAGGGAGCGGCAGGGATGCGAGCTGGGACCACTTGGACTTGGCGCGGTGGGAGGTGAGCGCCGAGGCGGCGGCCGCCGCGTACGGGTGGGCGGCGTCGATGAAGTACGGGGAGGAAGGGTCGCTGGTGGCATCGCCGCCGGGCGCGGCGGCGCGGCCGTCGGCGTGCATAGAGGTGTGGGGAGTGGCTTCAGAAGGTCAGAGTCAGAAGCACTATCCTGCTTGCTTTTTCAGTTTTTCCTGTTCTTCTGAACCGGGTTAAAAATAGAAGAAGCTGTTGGATCGATTAATTGTGTAAAACAGATTTTTTGTTTACAACAAGTCCAAGCCGCTGCATGACATGACACACCTGCTAATTCACAGACTGAAATTAaaaaatactactccctctgtcccaaaataagtgtctcaactttatactagctctaatacaaagttgtactaagctcaagacacttattttgagatggaGAGAGTATTTCCCTGTCCCAAACATTGATGAAAAAACTGTTCACTTGAGGCATCCTCTCATTCTTCCAGCGAAGGATAGAGTAGCTGCTTACAATTTCATTCTTGGCAGGCTTAAGTCTAAGAGCAACTTCAGCCGTTTGCTCCCCCAGCGCATCCGATGAATTCTTTTTAGCGTTTGCGTCGGTACTTTTTTCGTCTTGGAGATGAACGATTTTTCAACCGCGTCCTCAGGTTTCGGCCCCCAGACGCCAACTAATTCAAACTTGTCTTTCCGGCTGTCAAAAAGACGCCACTAATTCGGCGATCAGCATGCCATAGTTCGGCGATCAAACGCATCCAATAGTTCGACGATCAAAAGGAAGGGATAGTAGACATGAAACAAATCAAACGGCCGGCTCGTCGTAGTGCAGCTCCTTTACCGCGGGACTGGCCGGGGTCGGGCTCGCCGCCGGCGTAGTCGGGCTTGTCGTCGGCGTGGTTTATGTGCTCGGGCTGGgctcgttgttggtgttgtcgtcatGGTCACCGCCATGGTCACTACGGACGCGGGCATCTCGTCTGAGATGAGGTCGCGCTCCACGAGGTGCCACGTCTTCACCTGCTTGTCCATGGTCGACATGTCTTCCCCCATCAAGAACGTCAAGTCGGTGTTCCTCTTCTTCGCGGCGACGTTGGTCCTAAGAAGGTC
This window encodes:
- the LOC123427892 gene encoding pentatricopeptide repeat-containing protein At2g15980; amino-acid sequence: MHADGRAAAPGGDATSDPSSPYFIDAAHPYAAAAASALTSHRAKSKWSQLASLPLPDPLPASAVSAVLLLLRHRPHVALSFHQFALRRLLPARSAPPLVLSASAAHVAAASRLRRAAISVLSSATCHYSPSQIFNALAATYRRFASAPFVFDLLLLAYLRSRREPLAAASIARRYLASGACPLPSTVALLFRSLPCAESALEMYHQIYTRPGPRTNRVLQPTAQTFNSLLLAFYRHGKSEDFDIVLDEMDRYSCKHNVGTYNIRMAACCDDREMEKARGLWDEMVQGGIQPDVTSYNTMIGGYCAARDMGMAEEMYKDMEISGTEPSVTTFEWLVRGHCRIGDVDAAMLVRVDLRRRGFDMAAEVVEEMVDRLCRKRRVEEALDILRAEMKREEFTPSRGSYEVLIRGFCEEGEVEVAMRLQAEMVGKGFKAGGEVYHAFVCAYEKAEDHEMVERLRKEMAAVGIEDGSDLDCLQ